The DNA window GAAACTCGCTCAACTCCACTTGAACTACCTCAAAATCAAGCGAACTCAGGCGAGCCAATAACTCCTCGCTGATCCGGTTCAAGATAATGGTCGAACCAATATTCACCGCATTGCAGGCAAACCGCACCGCATCCGCCTCCTCCACCACGATCCGACTGTCCTCCGGGTAGAACGCCTCAATCTCCCGCAACGAATCCGCGCCAAACGCCGCAGGATAGTACATCACGTACCCTCCCACCAACGGGGCGAAGCACGTATCCAGGTGATAGAACCGCGGGTCAATCAACTCCAGCCCGACAACCTCCACGCCCCACGCCGCTCGCAGCAAATCGTGGCTCGACTCCAGCGTCCTCGTCCCATACCCCACCCAAAGCCGCGTCCCATCTTCGCTGAAGAGCGCATCGCCTTCGCCTTCAAACGGTGTCTCACGCGCAACGTCCAAGACCTTGTATCCCTGCTCCGCAAACCAGCGTCTAAAGTGCGGCTCCTCTCCCTGCCGCTCCGGATGGAAGAAGCTGCTGATCGCCACCTCGCCGTTATAGAGAAGCCCGGCGTTCGCCGTAAACACCATATCGGGAGAGCCCGGCTGTGGTTCGACCAATAACACGTCGGCCACCTCCGAGACAGCAGCGTATAGGTTCTGCCACTGCTTCATCGCCAGGTCGCGCGACGCGTTATGAACGTTGCCCGTCATCCACGGATTGATCACGTAGTCCACGTCGTAGAGGTGCGGCGCGCACATCAAAAGCTGAGGTCTCGCACTCGAAAGGATGGAAACTGCGTTTATGGCATTGGGGTTCAGGTTGGTTACAGACGTACTCATCTCACATGGCCTCGACCTTGAGCTTGGCAGCCGCCAAATGCCGCGTCAACATGAATGATTATTCGGAAAAAGATGAATATACATGCTTGAAAATCCCATCAAATCGACCAGTTTGTTTCACAACGGCAATGCCCAAAAAGGCACAGCCAATACAGGAAGCCGATAAGTAAACTACTTCAGCTTTGCTTATCCTGCGTTACCAGAGTTATACTCGCGCCACTGAGGGCATGCCCCCGTAGTCGCTCAACCCAGCCGACTCCAGCCCTTCACAACGCAACAAATCGCTGACCGGGCTAACCGCCCTTGGCCCACCTCGCAAGTCTGGTGACCTGCAACTCCTCTTCAAGGAGCTCTTATGTCAACTCACGAAAGCTCAGTGCCGAAGCCTCATCAATCCGGCAGCTGGAACGTCATACGATCCAAGTCGGTGCCTTCCGGGGTAAGCGGATCGCACTCTGTCGCAAAGCCAGACGCTCTCAAAGCGACCGATGAGAGCGTTCTCAACAAAGAAGAGCAGGCTGCTTCAAACACACGCAAGCAGCTCAGGGTGTTTCCGTCGCTCGACCCTGCACTTCTCAAACACTAATCTCCGCACACTAAAAGAAGGCGCCCGCTTGATCTACAAGCGGGCGCTTTCTTTTTGCCTTCAGACACTGTCCTACGGAGTTACAGTCGACGGCGGCAGTTCGTTCCCGTTCTCCTTCTTCTTACCCTTCGAGAACATTCCCAGGAAGGTCTTCAGCAGAACGTATAGCACCGGGATAAACACCAGGTTCAGGATCGTCGACAGGATCATTCCGCCAACGATCGCCGTACCTACCGAGTGCCTTCCATAAGCGCCCGCACCCGTCGCGAAGTAGAGCGGCAACACGCCCAG is part of the Granulicella aggregans genome and encodes:
- a CDS encoding dimethylarginine dimethylaminohydrolase family protein, with product MSTSVTNLNPNAINAVSILSSARPQLLMCAPHLYDVDYVINPWMTGNVHNASRDLAMKQWQNLYAAVSEVADVLLVEPQPGSPDMVFTANAGLLYNGEVAISSFFHPERQGEEPHFRRWFAEQGYKVLDVARETPFEGEGDALFSEDGTRLWVGYGTRTLESSHDLLRAAWGVEVVGLELIDPRFYHLDTCFAPLVGGYVMYYPAAFGADSLREIEAFYPEDSRIVVEEADAVRFACNAVNIGSTIILNRISEELLARLSSLDFEVVQVELSEFLRAGGAAKCLVMKLGKALDAPRLT